One stretch of Tepiditoga spiralis DNA includes these proteins:
- the thrS gene encoding threonine--tRNA ligase: MVKVTFPDGKIQEYDAGITPAEIAGSISEGLLRNSIGAKLNGELTDLNTPIETDTTLQIITLKDEEAPTIYRHTLAHIMAQAVTRLYKNVKLAIGPVIEDGFYYDFDMEERITEEDFTKIEAEMKKIVKENLKIERKVISKEEARELFKDEPYKLELINDIEDKTVSVYSQGKFFDLCRGPHLPSTKYVKHFKLLSVSGAYWRGNENNKMLQRIYATAFTKKEELENHLHMLEEAKKRDHRKLGPKLGLFMIDHEIAPGMAFFLPRGKIALEEMKNFSREIHKKYEYDEVETPQIMDVKLWHQSGHWDHYQENMYFTEKEDTTFAVKPMNCPGHILIYKSKVNSYRDLPIRMFEFGKVHRFERSGALHGLFRVRVFTQDDAHIFCTNDQVESEIIRVMSLINDTYSPFGFEYEAFLSTMPEDHMGDIETWRTAENALQKSLEDTGTKFKINEGDGAFYGPKIDFYVTDSLGRKWQCATIQLDFQMPERFDINYVDHNNEQVRPVMIHRAVFGSLERFFGVLIESYAGAFPTWMMPEQVSIVSVSEKYNEKANEFANKFKKAGIRVSVNTTDSTVGYKIREEQMKKVPYVIVFGEKEANNKEVINIRTRNGDTVENIDVDEFINVIKEEIKNRNLKLSY, from the coding sequence ATGGTAAAGGTAACTTTCCCAGATGGGAAAATACAAGAATACGATGCAGGAATTACACCAGCAGAGATAGCAGGTTCAATTTCAGAAGGTTTATTGAGAAACTCAATAGGGGCAAAATTGAATGGTGAATTAACAGACTTAAATACACCTATTGAAACAGATACAACCTTACAAATAATAACCTTAAAAGATGAAGAAGCACCAACTATATACAGACATACTCTTGCACATATAATGGCTCAAGCAGTAACTAGACTTTATAAAAATGTTAAGCTTGCAATAGGTCCTGTGATAGAAGATGGTTTTTATTATGATTTTGATATGGAAGAAAGAATAACAGAAGAAGATTTTACAAAAATAGAAGCTGAAATGAAAAAAATAGTAAAAGAAAATTTAAAAATAGAAAGAAAGGTAATTAGTAAAGAAGAAGCAAGAGAACTCTTTAAAGATGAACCATATAAATTAGAATTAATAAATGATATAGAAGATAAAACAGTATCAGTTTATTCACAGGGAAAATTTTTTGACTTATGTAGAGGACCACATTTGCCTTCAACAAAGTATGTTAAACACTTTAAATTATTGTCGGTATCTGGTGCATATTGGAGAGGTAATGAAAATAATAAAATGCTTCAAAGAATATATGCAACCGCATTTACTAAAAAAGAAGAATTGGAAAATCATTTACACATGTTGGAAGAAGCAAAGAAAAGAGATCATAGGAAATTGGGACCAAAACTTGGTTTGTTTATGATAGACCATGAAATAGCACCAGGTATGGCATTTTTCTTACCAAGAGGAAAAATAGCTCTTGAAGAAATGAAAAACTTTTCAAGAGAAATACATAAAAAATATGAATATGATGAAGTTGAAACACCACAAATCATGGATGTTAAACTTTGGCATCAATCAGGACATTGGGATCATTATCAAGAAAATATGTATTTTACAGAAAAAGAAGATACTACATTTGCAGTAAAACCAATGAACTGTCCTGGTCATATTTTAATATATAAATCTAAAGTAAATAGTTATAGAGATTTACCAATAAGAATGTTTGAATTTGGTAAAGTTCATAGATTTGAAAGAAGTGGAGCACTTCATGGATTATTTAGAGTTAGAGTTTTTACTCAAGATGATGCTCATATATTCTGTACAAATGATCAAGTTGAAAGTGAAATAATAAGAGTTATGTCTTTAATAAATGATACCTACTCTCCATTTGGATTTGAATATGAAGCATTTTTATCAACTATGCCAGAAGATCATATGGGAGATATAGAAACATGGAGAACAGCAGAAAATGCACTTCAAAAATCTCTTGAAGATACAGGAACTAAGTTTAAGATAAATGAAGGAGATGGAGCATTTTATGGCCCAAAGATAGACTTTTATGTAACAGATTCTCTTGGAAGAAAATGGCAATGTGCAACTATACAACTTGATTTTCAAATGCCAGAAAGATTTGATATAAATTACGTAGATCACAATAATGAACAAGTTAGACCTGTAATGATACATAGAGCAGTATTTGGATCTTTAGAAAGATTTTTTGGAGTCTTAATTGAAAGTTATGCAGGTGCATTTCCAACGTGGATGATGCCAGAACAAGTATCAATAGTTTCAGTTTCCGAAAAGTATAATGAAAAAGCAAATGAATTTGCAAATAAATTTAAAAAAGCTGGAATAAGAGTATCAGTTAATACAACTGATTCAACAGTTGGATACAAAATAAGAGAAGAACAAATGAAAAAAGTTCCTTATGTAATAGTTTTTGGAGAAAAAGAAGCTAACAATAAAGAAGTTATAAACATCAGAACAAGAAATGGAGATACAGTGGAAAATATTGACGTTGATGAATTTATCAATGTAATAAAAGAAGAAATAAAAAATAGAAATTTAAAATTGAGTTATTAA
- a CDS encoding TIGR01212 family radical SAM protein (This family includes YhcC from E. coli K-12, an uncharacterized radical SAM protein.), with the protein MKDIYYRLITYNKNKYGAKVQRIPINAGFTCPNKTGEKGKGGCIFCDSTGSGFASLSSKTPINDQLNAMIERYNGRANMFMAYFQSNTNTYAPVHVLKKLYDSSLIDDRIKILDISTRPDCVSNDVLDLIASYKEKLDVFLEFGAESFNTNTLKLMNRGHTVSETLDAVLRAHKRKLDVVLHFILDFPTDTMEDIIEMAEISSILGVHGVKLHSLYIAENTKLGEMYKNDDFKPLTLNDYIERVITFLEHLSPNIVIHRLVSEPPKEGCLFGLWGLKKMKVFNMIENEMKKRNTYQGRLYKF; encoded by the coding sequence ATGAAAGATATATATTACAGATTAATTACATACAATAAAAACAAATACGGCGCTAAGGTACAGAGAATACCTATAAACGCCGGTTTTACTTGTCCAAATAAAACTGGTGAAAAAGGTAAAGGTGGTTGTATATTTTGTGATTCTACTGGAAGTGGATTTGCATCTCTTAGCTCAAAAACCCCTATAAATGATCAATTAAACGCAATGATTGAAAGATATAATGGAAGAGCTAATATGTTTATGGCTTATTTTCAATCCAATACAAATACTTATGCTCCAGTTCATGTTTTAAAAAAATTATATGATAGTTCTTTAATAGATGATCGTATAAAAATACTAGATATTTCTACAAGACCTGATTGCGTATCAAATGATGTTTTAGATTTAATAGCTTCTTATAAAGAAAAATTAGATGTATTTTTAGAGTTTGGAGCAGAAAGTTTTAATACAAACACCTTAAAATTAATGAATAGAGGTCATACTGTTTCTGAAACTTTAGATGCAGTTTTACGTGCTCATAAAAGAAAATTAGATGTTGTCTTACATTTTATTCTTGATTTTCCAACTGATACAATGGAAGATATAATAGAAATGGCTGAAATTTCTTCAATTCTTGGTGTTCATGGAGTTAAACTTCATTCCTTATATATTGCAGAAAATACTAAACTTGGTGAAATGTATAAAAATGATGATTTCAAACCTTTAACTTTAAATGATTATATAGAAAGAGTCATAACCTTTTTAGAACATCTTTCACCAAATATAGTAATACACAGACTAGTTTCAGAACCTCCAAAAGAAGGCTGTTTGTTTGGCTTATGGGGATTAAAAAAAATGAAAGTTTTTAATATGATTGAAAATGAAATGAAAAAAAGAAATACGTATCAAGGAAGATTATATAAATTTTAA
- a CDS encoding amidohydrolase gives MIKIKKLLKNAFVLMSSDSNIEKMSILIEDDEIINLYKEHETIDEEDIKDTEIIDLKNKLIVPGFINTHAHTPMAYFRGVADDSPFKEWLFDNMLPREDLMNDEMAYYGSVVSLMEMASKGITTCVDMYMFTNSIAKAFYDIGMRGYISRGLAFDTQEGWEKRINENIDTYNKFNGKDKRIWIGFGPHAPYTVNNEKLKEVANLAKKYNTHVQIHLHEALWEKEQYSLSDIEKTGLFEIPTIAAHCVQVDERDIEVLSKNNVTVSHNPSSNLKLGNGIAPINEMLNENINVCLGTDGVASNNALDIMKEMYLASLLQKSKDGSDSIKTNEVLRMVWENGGFALNEKIGRLEPEFKADLVVIDLNFPEFYPLDTERLKSHLLFSANSRNVFATMVGGKWIYYNKKFLNIKEGEIYEKFQTHYNILESSFNSTNK, from the coding sequence ATGATTAAAATAAAAAAGCTCTTAAAAAATGCTTTTGTTTTAATGAGTTCTGATTCAAATATTGAAAAAATGAGTATTTTGATTGAAGATGATGAAATAATAAATTTGTATAAAGAACATGAAACAATAGATGAAGAAGACATAAAAGATACAGAAATTATAGATTTAAAAAACAAACTCATTGTTCCTGGTTTTATAAATACTCACGCCCATACTCCAATGGCTTATTTTAGAGGCGTTGCAGATGATAGTCCATTTAAAGAATGGCTATTTGATAATATGCTACCACGAGAAGATTTAATGAACGATGAGATGGCTTATTATGGTTCTGTTGTTTCATTGATGGAAATGGCTTCTAAAGGTATTACTACTTGTGTTGATATGTATATGTTTACAAATTCTATTGCAAAAGCTTTTTATGATATTGGTATGAGAGGATATATAAGTCGTGGCCTTGCTTTTGATACACAAGAAGGATGGGAAAAGAGAATCAATGAAAATATAGATACTTACAATAAATTCAATGGAAAAGATAAAAGAATCTGGATTGGTTTTGGTCCACATGCACCTTATACAGTAAATAATGAAAAGTTAAAAGAAGTTGCAAATCTTGCAAAAAAATATAATACACATGTACAAATTCATTTACATGAAGCTCTTTGGGAAAAAGAACAATACTCTCTTTCTGATATTGAAAAAACTGGATTATTTGAAATACCAACTATTGCCGCCCACTGTGTTCAAGTAGATGAAAGGGATATTGAAGTACTTTCAAAAAATAATGTTACTGTTTCTCACAATCCATCAAGTAATTTAAAACTCGGAAATGGAATTGCACCAATAAACGAAATGTTAAATGAAAATATTAATGTTTGTCTTGGAACTGATGGGGTTGCAAGCAATAATGCTTTAGATATAATGAAAGAAATGTATTTAGCTTCTTTACTTCAAAAATCAAAAGATGGAAGTGATTCAATTAAAACAAATGAAGTTTTAAGAATGGTTTGGGAAAATGGTGGTTTTGCTTTAAATGAAAAAATAGGTAGATTAGAACCAGAGTTTAAAGCTGATTTAGTTGTTATTGATTTAAATTTTCCAGAATTTTATCCATTAGATACAGAGAGATTAAAATCTCATTTATTATTTTCTGCAAATTCAAGAAATGTTTTTGCAACTATGGTTGGAGGAAAATGGATTTATTACAATAAAAAATTTTTAAATATCAAAGAAGGTGAAATTTATGAAAAATTTCAAACTCATTATAACATTCTTGAGTCTTCTTTTAATTCTACAAATAAGTAA
- a CDS encoding class II aldolase/adducin family protein: MSILNEFIKTCRKIENSHLVAGTWGNISLKTKDGIIITPSGIPYSTLTIDDLCLIDFDGNLLKGKRKPSSEKLVHTNIYKNRDDVNAIIHTHSTFATVASITLKELPPIVEDAVMALGSPIKVAEYGFPGSLELANNIVSALNNKNGVVLKNHGQVAVGKSLDDAFLNAILLEKLAELYILSLNTHLNINIISSNDAKKLHDVYVNSYSKLKEQKK, encoded by the coding sequence ATGTCAATATTAAATGAGTTTATAAAAACTTGCAGAAAAATAGAAAATTCACATCTTGTTGCTGGAACTTGGGGAAATATTTCATTAAAAACTAAAGATGGAATCATAATAACACCAAGCGGTATTCCTTATTCTACCTTAACTATAGATGATTTATGTTTAATTGATTTTGATGGAAATTTACTTAAAGGAAAGAGAAAACCTTCTTCTGAAAAATTAGTACACACAAATATTTATAAAAATAGAGATGACGTAAATGCCATAATTCATACTCATTCAACCTTTGCAACTGTTGCTTCTATTACTTTAAAAGAACTACCTCCTATTGTAGAAGATGCAGTCATGGCTCTTGGAAGCCCTATAAAAGTAGCTGAATATGGATTCCCTGGAAGTTTGGAGCTTGCAAATAATATAGTTTCTGCTTTAAACAATAAAAATGGTGTTGTATTAAAAAATCATGGACAAGTTGCAGTTGGTAAAAGTTTGGATGATGCTTTTTTAAATGCTATTTTACTTGAAAAATTGGCTGAACTTTATATACTTTCTTTGAATACTCATTTGAATATAAACATAATTTCAAGTAATGATGCTAAAAAATTGCACGACGTTTATGTTAATAGCTACAGTAAGTTAAAAGAACAAAAAAAATAA
- a CDS encoding AAA family ATPase, translating to MKKRLPIGQSDFKTIIEEDMYFVDKSLLIKEVIESGNVLLITRPRRFGKTLSQSMMKYFFDITQNNEHIFKDLKIYKEKNIIEKHLNKHPVIYITFKDLKSNNLKKMHNLLISELSTLYIDHEYVFEVLNEREKDVYNKIMDREALDADYENSIRNLSKYMERYYGKKVIILIDEYDTPIQQAYLHGYYDEIISLIGNLFGMALKDNVYLEKAVLTGITRVSKESIFTGVNNLKVSTVLNELFNDKYGLTKEEVEETLKYYELEYEESEVIDWYNGYNFGGVEIYNPFSIINLVDEKKIRPYWMNTSGNYLIRKLIKEGTVNIKDSVEKLINGEEVECEIIETMVYGDLNLNSESAIWTLFLFSGYLKWTSKKRKNNITMYKVKIPNEEVKDFFVQTVRNMLRESNISIENMLLNLKVGRIKTFTDQFKDLTMNTLSYFDVSGKEPERFYHGLILGMSVGLKEEYIIKSNRETGLGRADVILIPKDKTDKGIIIEFKKYNKDEDKSLKDSAKNGLKQINEKRYEEEIKDHGINDIIKVSIAFDKKEVEIVSNLDKGIELTPEEKIAKNMIENGVDIEFISKMTNLSIEKINNLKNIL from the coding sequence ATGAAAAAAAGACTTCCAATAGGACAAAGTGATTTTAAAACTATAATTGAAGAAGATATGTACTTTGTAGATAAAAGCTTGTTAATAAAAGAAGTTATTGAAAGTGGGAATGTTTTATTAATAACAAGACCAAGAAGGTTTGGCAAAACTCTCAGTCAATCTATGATGAAGTACTTTTTTGATATTACTCAAAACAATGAACACATCTTTAAAGATTTAAAGATATACAAAGAAAAGAACATAATAGAAAAACATTTAAATAAACATCCTGTTATATACATCACCTTTAAAGATTTAAAATCTAACAACTTAAAAAAGATGCATAATTTATTAATTTCTGAACTTTCAACTTTGTACATTGATCACGAATATGTTTTTGAAGTATTAAATGAAAGGGAAAAAGATGTATACAATAAAATAATGGATAGAGAAGCTTTAGATGCAGATTATGAAAATTCTATAAGAAACTTATCAAAGTATATGGAAAGATACTATGGTAAAAAGGTAATAATATTAATAGATGAATATGATACTCCTATTCAACAAGCTTACTTACACGGATACTATGATGAAATAATATCTTTAATTGGTAACTTATTTGGCATGGCATTAAAAGATAACGTATACCTTGAAAAAGCAGTTCTTACTGGTATAACAAGAGTTTCTAAAGAAAGTATCTTTACTGGTGTAAATAACTTAAAGGTTTCTACTGTATTGAATGAACTATTCAATGATAAGTATGGTTTAACTAAAGAAGAAGTTGAAGAAACATTGAAGTATTATGAACTTGAATATGAAGAAAGTGAAGTTATAGATTGGTACAATGGTTATAATTTTGGTGGTGTTGAAATTTACAATCCTTTTTCTATAATAAACTTAGTAGATGAAAAAAAGATAAGACCATATTGGATGAATACGAGTGGAAATTACTTAATAAGAAAGTTAATAAAAGAAGGAACTGTTAATATAAAAGATAGTGTAGAAAAATTAATAAATGGAGAAGAAGTAGAGTGCGAAATAATAGAAACTATGGTTTATGGTGATTTAAACTTAAATAGTGAAAGCGCAATTTGGACATTATTTTTATTTAGTGGTTACTTAAAGTGGACGAGTAAAAAAAGAAAAAATAATATAACAATGTATAAAGTAAAGATACCAAATGAAGAAGTAAAAGATTTTTTTGTACAAACAGTTAGAAATATGTTGAGAGAATCGAATATAAGTATTGAAAATATGCTTTTGAATTTAAAAGTAGGAAGAATAAAAACCTTTACAGATCAATTTAAAGATTTAACGATGAACACATTGAGTTATTTTGATGTTAGTGGAAAAGAACCGGAAAGGTTTTATCATGGATTAATACTTGGAATGAGTGTTGGATTAAAAGAAGAGTACATAATAAAGAGTAATAGAGAAACAGGACTTGGAAGAGCAGATGTTATTTTAATTCCAAAAGATAAAACAGATAAAGGAATAATTATTGAGTTTAAAAAATACAATAAAGATGAAGATAAAAGTTTAAAAGACAGTGCTAAAAATGGATTAAAACAAATAAATGAAAAAAGGTATGAAGAAGAGATAAAAGATCATGGAATAAATGACATAATAAAAGTTTCAATAGCTTTTGATAAAAAAGAGGTTGAAATTGTTAGTAATTTGGATAAAGGTATTGAATTAACTCCAGAAGAAAAAATAGCAAAGAACATGATTGAAAATGGAGTTGACATAGAGTTTATATCAAAAATGACAAATTTGTCTATTGAAAAAATTAATAACCTAAAAAATATTTTATAA